DNA from Chromatiales bacterium:
GCACTCGTATCTGCGCATGCTCTACAAGTATCCGCAGACCGCATTTCCTTATGCGCAACTTGTCAGCGAAAACCATCAGCGCGGCGCGTCGCAGCCCGAGTACGAGCTGATGGACACCGGTGTGTTCGACAACGATCGCTACTTCGATGTGTCCGTCGAGTACGCGCAGGCGGCGCCTGAAGACATCCTGATGCGCATCACTGCCGTCAATCGCGGTGCTGATGCCGCGCCGCTGCACATCCTGCCGCAGTTGTGGTTCAGGAATACCTGGAGCTGGCAGGAGCACAGCGTGCGGCCGCGCATTTGGCACGCCGATGAAAACGAGCTATTTGCCGAGCACGCCGAGCTGGGTACTTGCCGGCTCTATGTCGATGGCGAGCCGGAGCTGCTCTTTACCGACAACGACACCAACTTCCGCAAGCTCGATGGCCTTGACGTGTCTGGCTACTTCAAGGACGGCTTTCACGAGCGTGTGATCGGGGGTGCAAAAGATGCCGTGAATCCGGCCCGTACCGGCACAAAGTTTGCAGCCTGGCACCGTTTTACCGTGCCGGCGCAGGGCAGCGTCGAGGTGCGGCTGCGCCTGTGCCGGCAGCCGGTCTCGCTGCCTTTCCGGGATTTCTCCGCCATCCTTGCCGAGCGCAAGGCGGAAGCCGACAGCTTCTATGCACGCATACAGCTCGGCCTGGAGGACGATGATGCGCGCGCCATCCAGCGTCAGGCCTTTGCCGGTCTGATCTGGTCCAAGCAGTTCTACTACTACGATGTGCCGCAATGGCTGAAGGGTGATCCGGCACAACCGCCGCCGCCTTCGAGTCGCCGGCATGGACGCAACTGGGAATGGCAGCACCTCAACAATGCCGACATCATCTCGATGCCGGACAAGTGGGAATATCCCTGGTACGCGGCCTGGGATCTGGCCTTCCACATGCTGCCCTTTGCGCTGATCGATCCGGGCTTTGCCAAGCGCCAGCTCGTGTTGCTGACCCGTGAGTGGTACATGCACCCGAACGGGCAGATACCGGCCTATGAGTGGGCCTTTGGCGATGTCAATCCGCCCGTGCATGCCTGGGCGGCATGGCGGGTGTTCCAGATCGACCGGGTGCAGCGCGGCGGCAGGGGCGACCTGCCATTTCTCGAGCGCGTATTCCACAAGCTGCTGCTCAATTTCACCTGGTGGGTGAACCGCAAGGACACCGATGGCCGTAACGTCTTCCAGGGCGGCTTCCTCGGTCTCGACAACATCGGCGTATTCGACCGCAGCTCGGAACTGCCGACTGGCGGCTTCATCGACCAGTCCGATGGTACGAGCTGGATGGCAATGTACTCGCTGAACATGATGCGCATCGCGCTTGAGCTTGCCCGGCATAACAACGTCTACGAGGATATCGCGACGAAATTCTTCGAGCATTTTCTGAGTATCGCCGAAGCCATGACCAGCATGGGCGAAGGTGAGCTCGGGCTGTGGGATGACGAAGACAAGTTCTTCTATGACGTCCTGCATATGCCTGACGGCAGGATGGAACGCCTCAAGGTCCGCTCGATGGTCGGCCTGATCCCGCTGTTTGCCGTGGAGACCATCGATGCGGACATGCTGGAGAAGCTGCCCGGCTTTGCCCGGCGGCTGGAGTGGTTCCTGAACTACCGTCCTGATCTCGCCGCGCTGGTCTCGCACTGGGATGTGGGCGGCAAGGGCGAGAGACGTCTGCTGTCACTGTTGCGCGGCCAGCGCATGAAACAGCTGCTCCGGCGCATGCTCGATGAGACCGAGTTTCTGTCGGAGTTCGGTGTACGGGCGCTGTCGCGCTTCCACGCGGAACATCCCTACGAGTTCGACGTGAACGGCGACAGACTTGTGGTTGCCTATCAGCCGGCGGAGTCGGATACGGGCTTTTTTGGCGGCAACTCGAACTGGCGCGGGCCGATCTGGTTTCCGGTGAACTTTCTCATCATCGAGTCGCTGCAGAAGTTTCACTATTACTACGGTGACGACTTCAAGGTGGAGTGTCCGACCGGATCGGGCAACTACATGACGATCAAGGAGGTATCAGAGGAACTGACGCGCCGGCTGGCGCGGATTTTTCTCAAGGGTCCGGACGGCAAGCGCCCGGTATATGGCCATGACGCGCGCATGCAGACCGATGCGCATTTTCGCGACCATCTGCAGTTTTACGAATACTTCCACGGCGATACCGGCCGCGGTGTGGGTGCCTCGCACCAGACCGGCTGGACGGCGCTGATTGCCAAGCTCCTGCAGCCCCGTCGCCCGACCGGCTGAATCGCGGCTGAAGCCGCTCCTACGACGCGCCCGGCAGGAGCGGCTTTAGCCGCGAGTCCGCCGCGATCCTAGCCGACGTGGGTCTGCATCTCCTTGAGCAGATCGGCGAGGTCGATGGCAAGTTCCTCATCCTCTTCGTCCAGGCAGATCGCACCGCTTTCGTCGGTCTCGATCAGGGTGATGCCGGGGTTGGCCCGCTCGAGTTCATCCAGCAGGGCCTGCTTTTTCTCATACTCACGCAGCAGTTTGCAGCTCAGCTCAACCAGTTGCTTGTGCTCGAGTGCCTGACGGATGGTGATGCGCAGCTCGGCCGGATTGCACGGCTTGAGCAGGAAACGGTAGACCTCTCCCTCGTTGATCGCGCGGACTGCGGCTTCAAGATCCGCCTGCCCGGACAGGATCATGCGGATCGTATTCGGATACTTCTTGCGTACCTCGGTCAGGAACTGCGATCCGGACATGCCGGGCATGCGTTCATCGGAGACGATGACGTCCACCGGTTCGCGCGCCAGAATGTCAAACGCACCGCCAACGGTTGCTGCCGTGTGGATTTTCCACGGATCACCGTGCAGGGCACGTTTCAGTCCTGCCGTGACGTTTGGCTCATCGTCGAGCAACAGTACGGCGGGTAATCTGGCCGGGCTGTTCATGATCTTCTCTGGTGATGCATTCATTGTGTTCGTTCCTACAGGCAGACGACTACACGCAGCGGTTCAATGATGCCGACGCCCGCCGCGACACTGTGCAGCCGTTCCAGCATGGTGCGGGTCACTTCCTGGCCATTGGGTACCAGACGGATTCCCTTGCTGCTCATCACGTCCTGGTCCAGGACCATTCCCGGCTCCAGCTGGCGCAGTTCGAGCACGCGGGTTACCGCTTTTGCCCGCTCCAGGGGTATGTTTCGCAGGGCTTCCAGTACGCTTTTTGGCAGCTCGTATTCCGGCGCCCGCAGTGCCCCGACGGCTTCCTGCGGTTTGCTGCCGCTGGAGAGCATCTGATCAAGTTCACTGGCGGTACGCAGCAGCAATTTGCTGAGCGAGGTCGCATCCCAGGCGGACAGCTCTGCCGGCATCTTGTCCAGTGCCTGGTGCGCGTCCTGAGCGGCGACGATTTCGGCAACGGCTTCGAGTCTGGGTACGCCGGCCAGCAGCTTGCCGGCAAGTGCAGGATGCGTGGCGTACATCGTCTGTTCATCGGGCGAGAGGGTTTGGCCGGCATAGACCTTGGCCAGCGTGTCGGCCGGCAGCGCGACACAGCCGAGCTGGGACAGCATGCTGGCGAGTTTGAGCTCCCAGGGCATGGGCAGGCCAAGCGCATGGACCAGCGCCTCCGCGTAGCGCTGGATCCGCGCTGCCCGGCTGTAGGCACCGGGGTTTGTCATGCCGAGTATTTCCGTAAGCACGCCTACCGCGCCGCTCAAGGTTTTTTCCAGCAGCTCTTTTTCGGCATGGACCAGTGCGTACTGTCGCAGCGCAGAGTCAACCGCATCGACCAGATGCTCGCCCGAGCAGGGCTTGGTCAGGAAACGGAAGATGTGTCCTTCGTTGACTGCCGCGATGGTCGATTCCATATCTGCCTGGCCGGACAGGATCATCCGTACGGAATCGGGGCTGACAGCCCGCACCCTGGTCAGGAATTGCGAGCCGTTCATCTGTGGCATGCGCATGTCGGAAACGACAACCGCATAGGGGCCGTTGGCGGCGAGCATCTTCAGCCCCTCTTCAGCGCTGGTGGCGGTGTCGATCGCCACGTGCTTGCGCAGCTGACGTCTGAAGCCCTCGAGGACGTTGGGCTCATCGTCGACAAACAGGACCCTGGCTGTCATTCGGCAGCTCCATGGAGATGTGCTGACCATGCCGATTGCCATACCGGCCACCTTTCGCGCATGCCGAACTCCGTGAGGCAACGGGTATCAAGTCCGAGTTCCTTGCAATCGGCGTCCGTTTGCTCCGGAAAATGTACCAGGCGGTCGGCAGCATGCACGATGGCCGGCAGTCCGATTCCCCCGGTTACTGCATCGCCGGCGCGTTCATGGAACGCCACCGACTCAACCACTGCATCGGTGAGTCCCCACAAGCCGAGCAGGTAGGCGCCGATATCCGCGTGCGTGGTCTGCAGGACTTCCCGTTCGGCGTGGATGGCACTATTGTCGCGTGCCGTAGCCAGTACTTCGCCAAACTGCTCGGGCATGGACTGGGCAAGAACCAGCTTGCCGACGTCGTGCAGCATTCCGGCCAGAAAGGCATCGTCGAGTTCCGCCTTGTCGCAGCCCTGCTGGCCGGCGATGATTCGCGCGGCACTGGCCGTCGCCAGACTGTGTTGCCAGAGTTTCTCGATACTGAAGCCAGGTACGTTGATCGGCGGCGATTCCTTGAAGATCCCCTGGGCCAGCACCAGCGTGATCAGCGTGTCCAGGCCCAGGAAAGCCACGGCACGCTCTACCGTGTTGACCGGCTTCGACAGGCCGAAGAAAGCCGAACTCACCAGTTTGAGCAGCGTGGCGGTCATGGCCACGTCTTTGCCGATGACCTTGCCTACATCAGCCAGTGAGGCATTGGGTTTCTGCAGGCTCGCCATGACTTCCCGGTAGACCACCGGCAAGCTGGGCAGGCTGCCGATTTCGCCGACTATTTTCTGCAGATGCTCATCCTGCAGCAATGTGCGCAATGCAAAGGCGCGCTTGATGGTGCGCTTGAGCAGCTCCGGGTCACAGGGTTTGTTGAGGTACTGGTGGGCGTTGCCTACCGTTTTCATGATCGAAGCGGTATCAGAATGCCCGGAGAGAATCAGTCGCACACTGTCCGGCGAGATCTCCTTTACGCGGGCCAGCAGGTCGGCACCATCCATGCCGGGCATGCGCATGTCGGAGACCACGACGTCGAAGGGCTTTTGCGCACTGCGCCACTCAGCCATGACGTCGAGTGCGGCTTCGCCGCTTTCGGCAAATTCCATATCCCATTCGTTGCGCATGCTGCGCAACATGCGACGCATGCCCTCGCGAATATTGGGCTCATCGTCGACAAAAAGTATACGAGTCATGCGTTGCTTCTCCATGGCTGGTCTGCTCATGCGGCCTCGCTGTCGCTGTCGGAGGACGCATCGGCATCCGGCACGGCGAGAGGCAGGCGGATGATGAAGGTGGTGCCTTGGCCGGGTGCGGACTCGACGCTGATGGTGCCACCGTGCTTGTCGACGATGACGTTGTGGGTGATGGCGAGTCCCTGTCCGGTGC
Protein-coding regions in this window:
- a CDS encoding glucosidase, translated to HSYLRMLYKYPQTAFPYAQLVSENHQRGASQPEYELMDTGVFDNDRYFDVSVEYAQAAPEDILMRITAVNRGADAAPLHILPQLWFRNTWSWQEHSVRPRIWHADENELFAEHAELGTCRLYVDGEPELLFTDNDTNFRKLDGLDVSGYFKDGFHERVIGGAKDAVNPARTGTKFAAWHRFTVPAQGSVEVRLRLCRQPVSLPFRDFSAILAERKAEADSFYARIQLGLEDDDARAIQRQAFAGLIWSKQFYYYDVPQWLKGDPAQPPPPSSRRHGRNWEWQHLNNADIISMPDKWEYPWYAAWDLAFHMLPFALIDPGFAKRQLVLLTREWYMHPNGQIPAYEWAFGDVNPPVHAWAAWRVFQIDRVQRGGRGDLPFLERVFHKLLLNFTWWVNRKDTDGRNVFQGGFLGLDNIGVFDRSSELPTGGFIDQSDGTSWMAMYSLNMMRIALELARHNNVYEDIATKFFEHFLSIAEAMTSMGEGELGLWDDEDKFFYDVLHMPDGRMERLKVRSMVGLIPLFAVETIDADMLEKLPGFARRLEWFLNYRPDLAALVSHWDVGGKGERRLLSLLRGQRMKQLLRRMLDETEFLSEFGVRALSRFHAEHPYEFDVNGDRLVVAYQPAESDTGFFGGNSNWRGPIWFPVNFLIIESLQKFHYYYGDDFKVECPTGSGNYMTIKEVSEELTRRLARIFLKGPDGKRPVYGHDARMQTDAHFRDHLQFYEYFHGDTGRGVGASHQTGWTALIAKLLQPRRPTG
- a CDS encoding response regulator encodes the protein MNASPEKIMNSPARLPAVLLLDDEPNVTAGLKRALHGDPWKIHTAATVGGAFDILAREPVDVIVSDERMPGMSGSQFLTEVRKKYPNTIRMILSGQADLEAAVRAINEGEVYRFLLKPCNPAELRITIRQALEHKQLVELSCKLLREYEKKQALLDELERANPGITLIETDESGAICLDEEDEELAIDLADLLKEMQTHVG
- a CDS encoding response regulator; the protein is MTARVLFVDDEPNVLEGFRRQLRKHVAIDTATSAEEGLKMLAANGPYAVVVSDMRMPQMNGSQFLTRVRAVSPDSVRMILSGQADMESTIAAVNEGHIFRFLTKPCSGEHLVDAVDSALRQYALVHAEKELLEKTLSGAVGVLTEILGMTNPGAYSRAARIQRYAEALVHALGLPMPWELKLASMLSQLGCVALPADTLAKVYAGQTLSPDEQTMYATHPALAGKLLAGVPRLEAVAEIVAAQDAHQALDKMPAELSAWDATSLSKLLLRTASELDQMLSSGSKPQEAVGALRAPEYELPKSVLEALRNIPLERAKAVTRVLELRQLEPGMVLDQDVMSSKGIRLVPNGQEVTRTMLERLHSVAAGVGIIEPLRVVVCL
- a CDS encoding HDOD domain-containing protein; amino-acid sequence: MTRILFVDDEPNIREGMRRMLRSMRNEWDMEFAESGEAALDVMAEWRSAQKPFDVVVSDMRMPGMDGADLLARVKEISPDSVRLILSGHSDTASIMKTVGNAHQYLNKPCDPELLKRTIKRAFALRTLLQDEHLQKIVGEIGSLPSLPVVYREVMASLQKPNASLADVGKVIGKDVAMTATLLKLVSSAFFGLSKPVNTVERAVAFLGLDTLITLVLAQGIFKESPPINVPGFSIEKLWQHSLATASAARIIAGQQGCDKAELDDAFLAGMLHDVGKLVLAQSMPEQFGEVLATARDNSAIHAEREVLQTTHADIGAYLLGLWGLTDAVVESVAFHERAGDAVTGGIGLPAIVHAADRLVHFPEQTDADCKELGLDTRCLTEFGMRERWPVWQSAWSAHLHGAAE